Proteins from a genomic interval of Pseudomonas versuta:
- a CDS encoding response regulator produces the protein MNDLQLDDVKTDENSAMVLLVDDQAMIGEAVRRGLALEPNIDFHFCADPHQAIAQAIRIKPTVILQDLVMPGLDGLTLVREYRNHPATQNIPIIVLSTKEDPLIKSAAFAAGANDYLVKLPDNIELVARIRYHSRSYTTLLQRDAAYRALRVSQQQLLDTNLVLQRLMNSDGLTGLSNRRHFDEYLELEWRRAAREQTQLSLLMIDVDYFKSYNDSFGHLDGDEALRKVAAAIRDASSRPSDLPARYGGEEFAIVLPNTSLGGARLVAEKLRQAVQVLKIPHISPGEGSSLTISIGLATQTPQQGGNCRELISAADKGLYLAKNNGRNQVGVAS, from the coding sequence ATGAATGACTTGCAGTTGGACGACGTTAAAACTGACGAAAACTCGGCCATGGTGTTGCTGGTAGACGATCAGGCGATGATCGGCGAAGCCGTACGTCGCGGGCTGGCGCTGGAGCCGAACATAGATTTTCATTTCTGTGCCGATCCCCATCAGGCGATTGCCCAGGCCATTCGCATTAAACCGACGGTGATCCTGCAGGACTTGGTCATGCCAGGGCTAGACGGGCTGACCCTGGTGCGCGAATACCGCAACCACCCGGCCACGCAGAATATCCCGATCATCGTGCTCTCCACCAAGGAAGACCCGCTGATCAAAAGTGCGGCCTTTGCCGCCGGAGCCAATGACTATCTGGTGAAGCTGCCCGATAACATTGAGCTGGTGGCGCGAATCCGTTATCACTCGCGCTCTTACACGACGTTGTTGCAGCGTGATGCGGCTTACCGCGCCTTGCGGGTCAGTCAGCAGCAATTGCTGGACACCAATCTGGTATTGCAGCGGCTGATGAACTCCGACGGTCTGACCGGGCTGTCCAATCGCCGGCATTTCGATGAATACCTGGAGCTGGAGTGGCGCCGTGCCGCGCGCGAGCAGACCCAGCTGTCCTTGTTGATGATCGACGTCGACTATTTCAAGTCTTACAACGACAGCTTTGGGCATCTGGATGGCGATGAAGCGTTGCGCAAGGTGGCCGCGGCCATTCGCGACGCCAGTAGCCGTCCATCCGACTTGCCGGCCCGATACGGTGGTGAAGAGTTTGCCATTGTGTTGCCCAATACCTCCTTGGGCGGTGCCCGGCTGGTGGCGGAAAAACTGCGCCAGGCGGTGCAAGTGCTGAAAATCCCGCACATCTCACCCGGTGAAGGCAGCAGCCTGACCATCAGCATTGGTCTGGCGACCCAGACGCCGCAGCAGGGCGGCAACTGCCGTGAGCTTATTTCCGCAGCGGACAAAGGGTTGTACCTGGCCAAGAACAATGGGCGTAACCAGGTAGGGGTTGCGTCGTAG
- a CDS encoding CheR family methyltransferase — protein MSDDQRFFDFLKQCIGLDVASVGPAIIERAVRQRCTALNMSDHEDYWQRLISSRDEQQALIESVIVPETWFFRYPESFSTLGRLATKRLAEIGSRRALRILSLPCSTGEEPYSIAMALFDAGLAAHQFKVDALDVSPLSMQRAQRALYGKNSFRGQQTDFRERYFSDAGDAYQLSARVCEQVSFQVANLLDPALLAGQAPYDFVFCRNLLIYFDLKTQQQALDVLKRLTREDGVLFIGPAEGNLLGRLGMRSIGAPQSFAFCHSHEPQPEVRPVMAEFKPLVRPQPPAPPPTIRPFTPRAQPQVIVPAPASSRGGEPKVLLEQIATLANEGKSHEARAACEQLLQAHGPQAQAYYWLGLLSDVEGRAAEAQSFYRKTLYLEPQHSEALAHLAALLASQGDTAGAQRLQERAARNERSVHSERKQ, from the coding sequence ATGAGTGACGACCAACGTTTTTTCGATTTTTTGAAACAATGCATTGGTCTGGACGTGGCCTCAGTCGGCCCGGCCATCATCGAACGCGCTGTTCGTCAACGCTGCACGGCGCTGAACATGAGCGACCATGAAGATTACTGGCAGCGGTTGATCAGCTCCCGGGATGAACAGCAAGCCTTGATCGAATCGGTGATCGTGCCTGAAACCTGGTTCTTTCGTTACCCCGAATCGTTTTCCACGCTGGGGCGTCTGGCGACCAAGCGCCTGGCCGAAATCGGCAGTCGTCGGGCCTTGCGGATCCTGAGCCTGCCATGTTCGACCGGAGAAGAACCCTATTCGATTGCAATGGCGCTGTTTGATGCCGGTTTAGCCGCCCATCAATTCAAGGTCGATGCACTGGATGTCAGCCCGCTCTCAATGCAGCGTGCGCAGCGTGCGCTGTATGGCAAAAATTCATTCCGCGGGCAGCAAACTGATTTTCGCGAACGTTATTTCAGCGATGCAGGTGACGCTTATCAACTGTCGGCCAGGGTCTGCGAGCAAGTCAGTTTTCAGGTCGCCAACTTGCTCGACCCGGCGCTGCTGGCCGGGCAAGCGCCCTATGACTTTGTATTTTGTCGCAACCTGCTGATTTACTTTGATCTTAAAACCCAGCAGCAGGCACTGGACGTACTCAAGCGACTGACCCGTGAGGACGGCGTGCTGTTTATCGGCCCGGCAGAGGGCAACCTGCTGGGTCGCCTGGGAATGCGCTCGATCGGTGCGCCGCAGTCGTTTGCATTTTGCCATAGCCATGAGCCGCAGCCTGAAGTCCGCCCGGTAATGGCCGAATTCAAGCCCCTCGTGCGTCCGCAGCCGCCTGCACCGCCACCGACCATCCGGCCTTTTACTCCCCGTGCGCAGCCCCAAGTCATTGTGCCGGCCCCGGCGAGTTCGCGGGGCGGTGAGCCCAAGGTCCTGCTTGAACAAATTGCCACTCTGGCTAACGAGGGCAAGAGCCATGAGGCTCGCGCGGCCTGTGAACAACTCTTGCAAGCTCATGGCCCGCAGGCCCAGGCCTATTACTGGCTGGGTCTGCTCAGTGATGTTGAAGGCCGGGCGGCCGAGGCTCAGAGTTTTTATCGCAAGACGCTATACCTTGAGCCCCAGCATTCAGAAGCACTGGCGCACCTGGCGGCCCTCCTGGCCTCGCAGGGCGATACAGCCGGCGCTCAACGCTTGCAGGAGCGCGCGGCCCGTAACGAGCGATCCGTTCACAGCGAGCGTAAACAATGA
- a CDS encoding chemotaxis response regulator protein-glutamate methylesterase, translating into MRIAIVNDMPLAVEALRRALAYEAAHQVVWVAANGLEAVQQCAANTPDLILMDLIMPVMDGVEATRRIMAESPCAIVIVTVDREQNVHRVFEAMGFGALDVVDTPVLGGSNPREAAAPLLRKILNIGWLIGQSEKRVAQVSAQPRVSGVLGGLVAIGSSAGGPAALESLLKGLPQDFAAAIVLVQHVDQVFAAGMAEWLSSSCGLNVRLAQDGEAPQAGTVLLAGTNHHIRLLKNGTLAYTAEPVNEIYRPSIDVFFESIARYWNGDAVGVLLTGMGRDGAQGLKLMRQQGFLTIAQDQQSSSVYGMPKAAAAIDAAVEIRPLNKIAPRLLEIFAK; encoded by the coding sequence ATGAGAATCGCCATTGTCAACGATATGCCCCTGGCGGTTGAGGCCTTGCGCCGGGCGCTGGCTTACGAGGCTGCCCATCAAGTGGTCTGGGTGGCGGCGAATGGGCTGGAGGCCGTACAGCAGTGCGCTGCCAACACCCCGGACCTGATCCTGATGGACCTGATCATGCCGGTGATGGACGGAGTCGAAGCCACGCGGCGGATCATGGCAGAAAGCCCGTGCGCCATCGTGATTGTCACGGTCGACCGTGAACAGAATGTCCATCGGGTGTTCGAAGCCATGGGCTTTGGCGCGCTGGATGTGGTGGACACTCCCGTGCTCGGCGGGAGCAATCCCAGAGAGGCTGCAGCCCCTTTGCTGCGCAAGATCCTCAATATTGGCTGGTTGATCGGGCAAAGTGAAAAGCGGGTTGCCCAGGTGTCTGCTCAACCCCGGGTCTCGGGTGTACTCGGCGGTCTGGTGGCTATCGGCTCATCGGCAGGTGGCCCGGCTGCGCTTGAAAGCCTGCTCAAAGGGCTGCCGCAGGACTTTGCTGCAGCCATCGTGCTGGTCCAGCATGTCGATCAAGTATTTGCTGCCGGCATGGCTGAGTGGCTGAGCAGCTCGTGCGGCCTGAACGTGCGTCTGGCGCAAGACGGTGAGGCGCCGCAAGCGGGAACGGTTCTGCTGGCCGGGACCAACCACCACATCCGTTTATTGAAGAACGGCACTCTGGCCTATACCGCAGAGCCGGTGAACGAAATATACCGGCCTTCGATAGATGTGTTTTTTGAAAGTATTGCCCGGTACTGGAATGGCGATGCGGTAGGCGTGCTGTTGACCGGCATGGGGCGTGACGGGGCTCAGGGCCTCAAGCTCATGCGCCAGCAAGGTTTTCTCACCATCGCCCAGGATCAGCAGAGCAGTTCGGTGTATGGCATGCCCAAAGCGGCTGCGGCCATCGATGCCGCTGTTGAAATTCGGCCCTTGAACAAGATTGCGCCACGCTTGCTGGAGATATTTGCCAAATGA
- a CDS encoding chemotaxis protein CheW produces the protein MSGITAHNLIHTEARDIDDCWNRIGIYGDKTCPVLPEHIHCRNCSVYSAAATRLLDRYSFEQEHLEHYSPQEHERKVATRSLMIFRLGGEWLGLTTRCLDEVAPLQPIHSLPHQRSRALLGVANVRGALVPCLSLVDLLGLDPALTAPTSLRVMPRMLILAAPGGPVVLPVDEVDGIHNIEEHVLNTVSLSGEQASAKYTRGVLQWKTRSLRWLDEEQLLGAITRSLT, from the coding sequence ATGAGCGGAATAACAGCCCATAATCTGATTCACACCGAAGCCCGGGACATCGATGACTGCTGGAACCGTATCGGCATTTACGGTGACAAGACCTGTCCGGTGCTGCCCGAGCATATTCATTGCCGCAACTGCTCGGTGTATTCGGCTGCAGCGACTCGCTTGCTTGATCGTTACTCATTTGAGCAGGAACATTTAGAGCATTACTCCCCGCAGGAGCATGAGCGAAAAGTCGCAACCCGCTCGCTGATGATTTTTCGCCTGGGGGGAGAGTGGCTGGGGCTGACCACGCGCTGCCTGGATGAAGTGGCACCGCTGCAGCCGATTCATTCGCTGCCGCACCAGCGCTCGCGTGCCTTGCTGGGAGTGGCCAATGTGCGCGGTGCCCTGGTGCCGTGCTTGTCACTGGTCGATCTGTTGGGGCTGGATCCGGCACTGACGGCGCCGACATCGCTGCGGGTCATGCCGCGCATGTTGATCCTTGCCGCGCCTGGTGGGCCTGTGGTGTTACCGGTGGATGAGGTGGATGGCATCCATAACATTGAAGAGCATGTACTCAATACAGTCTCACTCTCGGGTGAACAGGCCAGTGCCAAATACACCCGCGGCGTGCTGCAGTGGAAAACCCGCAGCCTGCGCTGGCTGGACGAAGAACAATTGCTGGGCGCGATCACCCGGAGCCTGACATGA
- a CDS encoding hybrid sensor histidine kinase/response regulator, with amino-acid sequence MTPEQMRDASLLELFSLEAETQTQVLNAGLLALERNPTQADQLEACMRAAHSLKGAARIVGVDAGVSVSHVMEDCLVSAQEGRLYLQPEHIDALLQGTDLLMRIATPGSANVGPQDIDAYVTLMNSLLDGNEVHAQAAAPAFDVSQLLLMPEPAPLQVEHRPEPELASEPAPRSQRRSESGERVLRVTAERLNSLLDLSSKSLVETQRLKPFLVTLQRLKRMQNNSLKALDYLSDQLKVLDLSHDVQEALSDARRILAESQHLLGEQAAELDEFGWQAGQRAQSLYDTALACRMRPFADVLVGQERMVRDLGRALGKQIRLEIEGEKTQVDRDVLEKLEAPLTHLLRNAVDHGIETPEHRLLAGKPAEGLIRLRISHQAGLLALQLSDDGAGVDLERLRRTIVERQLSTASTVAQLSEEELLTFLFLPGFSLRDTVTEVSGRGVGLDAVQHMVRLLRGAIVLEQTSGQGSRFSLEVPLTLSVVRSLVVEVADEAYAFPLAHIERMRDLMPDEIVQLEGRQHFWHEGRHVGLVAASQLLQRPASQSDDETLKVVVIRERDAVYGVAVERFVGERTLVVLPLDPRLGKVQDIAAGALLDDGSAVLIVDVEDMLRSVDKLLNTGRLERIDRRNRHTAELTRKRILVVDDSLTVRELQRKLLINRGYEVAVAVDGMDGWNALRAEHFDLLITDIDMPRMDGIELVTLLRRDSRLQSMPVMVVSYKDREEDRRRGLDAGADYYLAKASFHDDALLDAVVELIGGART; translated from the coding sequence ATGACCCCCGAGCAAATGCGTGATGCCTCGTTGCTTGAGCTGTTCAGTCTTGAGGCCGAGACCCAGACTCAGGTGCTGAATGCCGGCTTGCTGGCCCTGGAACGTAACCCGACCCAGGCCGATCAGCTTGAAGCCTGCATGCGAGCGGCCCACTCGCTCAAGGGCGCCGCGCGAATTGTCGGGGTGGACGCCGGGGTCAGCGTCTCCCATGTCATGGAAGATTGCCTGGTCAGTGCGCAGGAGGGCCGTTTGTACCTGCAGCCCGAGCATATTGATGCCTTGTTGCAGGGCACTGACCTGCTGATGCGCATTGCTACCCCGGGCAGTGCCAATGTCGGCCCGCAAGATATTGATGCCTATGTCACGCTGATGAATAGCCTGCTTGACGGCAACGAGGTGCATGCACAGGCGGCGGCGCCAGCGTTCGATGTGTCGCAATTGTTGTTGATGCCTGAACCGGCCCCGCTGCAGGTTGAACACCGGCCCGAGCCCGAATTGGCGTCTGAGCCTGCGCCCCGTTCCCAGCGCCGCAGCGAGAGTGGTGAGCGGGTGCTGCGAGTTACGGCTGAACGGCTGAACAGCTTGCTCGACCTGTCCAGCAAGTCGCTGGTCGAAACCCAGCGGCTCAAACCCTTCCTGGTGACGTTGCAGCGCCTCAAACGCATGCAAAACAACAGTCTCAAGGCGCTGGATTACCTGAGCGACCAGCTCAAAGTGCTGGACCTGAGCCATGACGTGCAAGAGGCGTTATCCGATGCTCGGCGAATACTGGCTGAGTCCCAGCATTTGCTTGGCGAGCAGGCCGCCGAACTCGACGAGTTTGGCTGGCAGGCGGGTCAGCGGGCGCAATCGCTCTATGACACCGCGCTGGCCTGTCGCATGCGGCCGTTTGCCGATGTGCTGGTGGGGCAGGAGCGCATGGTACGGGATCTGGGCCGCGCCCTGGGCAAGCAGATCCGCCTGGAAATAGAAGGCGAGAAAACCCAGGTTGACCGCGATGTACTGGAAAAGCTCGAAGCGCCACTCACCCATTTACTGCGCAATGCCGTCGATCACGGCATTGAAACGCCGGAGCACCGACTGCTGGCCGGCAAGCCTGCCGAAGGCCTGATTCGCTTGCGCATCTCGCATCAGGCGGGGTTGCTGGCGCTGCAGTTGAGCGATGACGGTGCCGGTGTTGACCTTGAACGTTTGCGCAGGACCATCGTGGAGCGTCAGTTGTCGACGGCTTCAACCGTGGCGCAGTTGAGCGAAGAAGAACTGCTGACCTTCCTCTTCCTGCCGGGCTTTAGCCTGCGTGACACCGTGACCGAAGTCTCCGGTCGAGGTGTCGGCCTGGATGCCGTGCAGCACATGGTGCGCCTGCTGCGCGGCGCCATTGTGCTGGAGCAGACATCGGGGCAGGGCAGCCGTTTCAGCCTGGAAGTGCCGCTGACCCTGTCCGTGGTGCGCAGTCTGGTGGTTGAAGTAGCCGACGAGGCGTATGCCTTTCCTCTGGCGCACATCGAACGCATGCGCGACCTGATGCCCGATGAAATCGTCCAGCTCGAAGGCCGTCAGCATTTCTGGCACGAAGGCCGCCATGTAGGGCTGGTGGCGGCCAGTCAGTTGCTGCAACGTCCAGCCAGCCAGAGCGACGATGAAACCCTCAAGGTAGTCGTCATTCGTGAGCGGGATGCGGTGTATGGCGTGGCTGTCGAGCGTTTTGTCGGTGAGCGCACGCTGGTGGTGCTGCCCCTCGATCCGCGTCTGGGCAAGGTCCAGGATATTGCGGCCGGTGCCTTGCTCGACGATGGTTCTGCTGTATTGATTGTCGATGTCGAAGACATGCTGCGATCCGTCGACAAACTGCTCAATACCGGGCGTCTTGAGCGTATCGACCGGCGTAACCGGCACACCGCAGAGCTGACCCGCAAACGCATTCTGGTGGTGGATGATTCGCTGACGGTACGTGAGTTGCAGCGCAAGCTGCTGATCAATCGAGGCTACGAAGTGGCTGTGGCGGTGGATGGCATGGACGGCTGGAACGCCCTGCGTGCCGAGCACTTCGATCTATTGATTACCGACATCGACATGCCGCGCATGGATGGCATCGAACTGGTCACGCTGTTACGGCGTGACAGCCGTTTGCAATCGATGCCGGTGATGGTGGTGTCTTACAAAGATCGGGAAGAGGACCGTCGGCGCGGCCTGGATGCAGGAGCCGACTATTATTTAGCCAAAGCCAGTTTCCATGACGATGCCCTGCTTGATGCAGTGGTTGAACTCATAGGAGGAGCCCGGACATGA
- the prfB gene encoding peptide chain release factor 2 (programmed frameshift): MEINPILNSIKDLSERSETIRGYLDYDQKHERLTEVNRELEDPSVWNNPSYAQELGRERSLLAQIVETLDEMHTGLADAKDLLLMSAEEEDQAAVDDVAAEVERLREALEKLEFRRMFSGEMDANNAYLDIQAGSGGTEAQDWANILLRMYLRWADKRGFDATIMELSAGEVAGIKGATVHIKGEYAFGWLRTEIGVHRLVRKSPYDSGNRRHTSFSAVFVSPEIDDNIEIDINPSDLRIDTYRSSGAGGQHVNTTDSAVRITHVPTNTVVCCQNERSQHANKDTAMKMLRARLYEQEVQKRNAASQALEDTKSDIGWGHQIRSYVLDASRIKDLRTNIERSDCDKVLDGDIDEYLIASLKQGL, from the exons ATGGAAATCAACCCGATCCTTAACAGCATCAAGGACTTGTCAGAGCGCTCCGAAACTATTCGGGGGTATCTT GACTACGATCAAAAGCATGAGCGTCTGACCGAAGTCAATCGCGAGCTTGAAGATCCGAGTGTCTGGAACAACCCTTCGTACGCCCAGGAACTGGGGCGCGAGCGCTCCCTTCTGGCGCAAATCGTTGAAACCCTTGATGAGATGCACACAGGTCTGGCCGATGCCAAAGACCTGCTGCTGATGTCCGCCGAGGAAGAAGACCAGGCCGCTGTCGATGACGTTGCCGCTGAAGTCGAACGTCTGCGCGAAGCCCTTGAAAAACTCGAATTCCGCCGCATGTTCAGCGGTGAGATGGACGCCAACAACGCTTACCTGGACATTCAGGCAGGCTCTGGCGGTACCGAGGCGCAAGACTGGGCCAATATCCTGTTGCGGATGTATTTGCGCTGGGCCGACAAGCGCGGCTTCGATGCCACCATCATGGAGCTGTCTGCCGGTGAAGTGGCCGGGATCAAAGGTGCAACTGTACACATCAAAGGCGAATACGCATTTGGCTGGTTGCGCACCGAGATTGGCGTCCATCGTCTGGTCCGTAAAAGCCCCTACGATTCGGGCAACCGTCGTCACACCTCGTTCTCGGCCGTATTTGTTTCGCCGGAAATCGACGACAACATCGAAATCGACATCAACCCCTCAGACCTGCGAATCGATACCTATCGTTCGTCCGGTGCGGGCGGTCAGCACGTAAACACCACCGACTCGGCCGTGCGTATTACCCACGTTCCGACCAACACTGTGGTGTGCTGCCAGAACGAACGATCCCAGCATGCGAACAAAGACACCGCCATGAAAATGTTGCGGGCACGTCTTTACGAGCAGGAAGTGCAGAAGCGTAACGCTGCCTCCCAGGCCCTGGAAGATACCAAGTCGGATATCGGCTGGGGTCATCAGATCCGCTCGTACGTTCTCGATGCCTCGCGGATCAAGGATTTGCGTACCAATATCGAGCGCAGCGATTGCGACAAGGTACTCGACGGCGATATCGACGAATACCTGATTGCCAGCCTGAAACAAGGGCTGTAA
- a CDS encoding chemotaxis protein CheW encodes MSEPLAKPAGVAAPNNRLFLVFHIGDERYALPATDVVEVLPRLPLKPIAQAPDWVAGVFAHRGQVVPVIDISAMTFGKTAVARTSTRLVLVNYRGQLLGLMLEQASDTLRCNPADFHPYGLDNRDAPYLGPVRKDQHGLLQWISVDELLSPAVSALIFAPRPDDTGPQVCA; translated from the coding sequence ATGAGCGAGCCTCTAGCCAAGCCAGCCGGCGTGGCAGCGCCGAACAACCGCCTGTTTCTGGTGTTTCATATCGGCGATGAACGTTATGCCTTGCCGGCCACCGATGTGGTGGAGGTGCTGCCGCGTTTACCGCTAAAACCCATTGCCCAGGCGCCTGATTGGGTCGCCGGCGTATTCGCGCATCGTGGCCAGGTGGTGCCGGTGATCGATATCAGCGCCATGACCTTCGGTAAAACCGCGGTGGCCCGCACCAGCACCCGGCTGGTATTGGTCAACTATCGCGGGCAATTGCTGGGGTTAATGCTTGAGCAAGCCAGCGATACATTGCGCTGTAACCCGGCAGACTTTCATCCCTATGGTCTGGATAACCGCGACGCACCGTATCTGGGGCCCGTGCGTAAAGACCAGCATGGCCTTTTGCAGTGGATCAGTGTCGATGAACTGCTGAGCCCGGCAGTTTCTGCATTGATTTTCGCTCCGCGACCCGATGACACCGGCCCACAGGTGTGCGCATGA